The sequence GGCAACGGCTTCCTCCAGACGCGCCTGGACGTGGAGGCGCCCGCCACGACGCTCAAGGTGGTGCTGCGCGGCGGGGCCACGCTGGAAGGCACGGTGGTGGACACCAGCGGCACGCCGCTGGACGGAGTGCAGCTCACCGTGCGCCTCGGAGCGGAGACGCAGGCCGAGGGACTGGAGACGACCACTGACGAGCGGGGCGCCTTCCGCATCGCCGGGCTGCCTCCGGGCACGCACGTGCTCCGCGCGACGTTGGACAGGGGCGCCTTCCTCCACACGGCCTCGCGCACCGTGTCCGTCCGGGGCACGGAGAAGGTGGACGCCTCGCTGCGCATGGACACGGGAGGCTCCGTGTCCGGCGTCGTCGTGGACGGCGACGGCCGCCCCGTGCCGGACGCCGAGGTGGAGGCGTACTCGCTGCGTGAGCAGTCCGGCGACGACTGGGGAGCGACTCCCTCCACGGCGATGACGGACGCGGAGGGGCGCTTCACCGTGCGCCACCTGCCGGAGGGCGAGTGCGGACTGAGGGCCTCGAAGCAGAGCCATTACTTCGAGGAGACCGAGGCCCCCCGGTGGCCGGGCATCGTCGTGCGGGTGGGCGCCCGGGACGCGCGGCTGGTGCTGCGCTACCAGGGCTTCCTCCTCGGGCACGTGGTGCACAGGGACGGCACCCCCTTCACGAGATTCACCGTCGACCAGGAGTCCTTCCACGCGGCGGACGGCGCCTTCCGCCTCGCCATGCAGAAGCCGGGCCCGAGGCAGGTGCGCTTCGAGGCGAATGGCCTCCCACTGACGGTTCGCGAGGTGGAGGTGCCCCCGGGGAAGGACGTGGACATGGGCAACGTGGTGCTGGAGCCGGGGCGCCAGGTGCACGGCCGCGTGGTGGACGCGGAGACGTCACAGCCCGTCGCCAGAGCCATCATCCGGGTGCACGTCGCGGACGATGAAGCCTCCGTGAACCGGCAGTCCCCGGTGGCCATGGAGCCCACCCTCCCGGACGGCACCTTCACGCTGCCGCTCCTGGAGCGACGCCCCCTGGAGCTGGAAGTCCTCCACGACACGCATACGACGCTGCGCCAACAGATTGGCGCCGATGCCGAGGAAGTGGAGCTGCATGTGTACCCCGGCGCGAAGGTAGACGGCACGGTGACGGACCATGAGGGCCGGCCCGTGGACACCAAGGTCTTCCTCACGCCGGTGAGGACCCGGGGCGACGGCTTCGTGCCCATCGGCCACGACGACTCCACCCGCTACGCCGAAGTCACGCAGGGCCGCTTCCACGTCGAGGGCGTGGCCGGCGGAGACTACGTCGTGTCCGCCCGCGAGGTGCCGGGCCCGGACGGCCGCCCATTGGAGTTCCTCACCCAGCGCGTGCGGCTTCCTCCCATGGGCCGGGTGACGCTGGCCCTCACGGAGCGGAAGGGAAGCGCCTCGCTGCGGCTGCGCGTACGGCTGAACGCGCCAGAGGGGCAACCCGGACGGCTGAACCTCGCGCTCATCCCCGGCTCCGTGTCCCCCACCGCCACGTGGGGAGAGCTGCGCTTCCTGATGTACCGCCAGAGCCTTCCCGCGGCGCGCGGCGGCCCGGATGGGACGGACGTGTACGAGCACATCCCCGCGGGGCACTACACCTACCTCATGTCCCATGAGCCGGAGCCCGGCAGGCGCGAGGTCTCCAGCGAGGAGGTGGACGTGGCCGAGGGGGAGAGCCTCGTCCGGGACATGGTGCCCCGGTGGCGGCCGGTGCCCGGCTCGCGCGACGAGCCAGCCCGCAGGTAGGCTTGCCGCTCATGAGCAACAAACCCAACCTCGCGAGCACCGACGAGCTGGAGCTGGACTGGGGTGGCCGCGAGCAGCGCGTGCCGGCACCGTCGGGCGAGGTCGCCTCGGCGAACATCGCGCTCCTCGGGGAGGTGCCGTCCGGCCAGCCGGGCAAGGGGCCTCCGGGGGACCCGCGCTACATGAGCCATGAGCTGAGCACGCAGCTTACGGGCATGTTCGAGGCGCCCGAGCTGCGCATGCGGCAGATGCGCGAGCTGGCGGAAATCCTCATCGGCTGGGAGACGAAGAACCGCTACGAGGTCTGCGACCCGACGGGCCGCCCCGCGGTGTACGTGGGCGAGACGGGGGACGGCTGGGGCTCGGCGCTGGTGCGCAACTTCTGGCCCTTCTACAAGGCCCGGCTGGAGTGCGTGACGCTGGGCGGCACGGTGGCGCTGGCGGTGGAGCGGCCGTGGAGCTTCCTCCTGGCTCGCGCGGAAGTGGAGGCCTGGGACGGGCGGCCGCTGGCCACCATCCAGCAGCGCTTCACCTTCTTCGGCCGGCGCTTCGACGTGCTGACGCCGGGCGGCGCCGTCATCGCCACGGTGGAGGGGCCGCTCTTCCGGCCCTGGACGTTCCGCATCCTCCAGCGGGGCGTGGAGGTGGCGGTGGTGCGCAAGCGGTGGAGCGGCCTGTTGCAGGAGGCCTTCACCGACGCGGACACCTTCACCCTGGAGTTCAAGCCGGACTGCGCCGACGCCCGGCTCC comes from Pyxidicoccus parkwaysis and encodes:
- a CDS encoding carboxypeptidase-like regulatory domain-containing protein, which translates into the protein MRRQTAVAIALGVLVLGVTVALVQSRCGAASTREAPAPTAARPEPRTLPGPAVPSPLPRGELSVRGRVIDSEGRPVPGVQVSATRTMPGESLSQLPCDEESPEVPLASSECAVDPEVLQQLVMQERGGAPVLAQTTTGADGTFQLDKLPEGMVALWAIGEDYSTMEPEVAAGSEGVELVLTQGLVLAGRVVDEQGAPVVGATVTLFHQQHSRYFTQHTHEDGRFGFDSLPAGEYGLVASSPGLMPVHLSDVTNEDLTEIILYPPRQAKGRVVLADGSPAPGAEVRVQDLSIRSEVDVEGRFTLGPLAPGNYMVFAERDGQYGYAQVDISQEGQGEEATVYLGTLIHVEGTVRDEAGRPIAGASVSAYAGETAPPADDVTTDAEGHFRIGPIAPAAYVFSVDAEGYLERQVEDVEVSASSPPLSFTLARAFLLSGIVTDTEGHPLQDIELDVVKPAAPPARAKASADEKDAEEEALEDSSGLTDEEGHFVIEVAKPGRYVLTAGGNGFLQTRLDVEAPATTLKVVLRGGATLEGTVVDTSGTPLDGVQLTVRLGAETQAEGLETTTDERGAFRIAGLPPGTHVLRATLDRGAFLHTASRTVSVRGTEKVDASLRMDTGGSVSGVVVDGDGRPVPDAEVEAYSLREQSGDDWGATPSTAMTDAEGRFTVRHLPEGECGLRASKQSHYFEETEAPRWPGIVVRVGARDARLVLRYQGFLLGHVVHRDGTPFTRFTVDQESFHAADGAFRLAMQKPGPRQVRFEANGLPLTVREVEVPPGKDVDMGNVVLEPGRQVHGRVVDAETSQPVARAIIRVHVADDEASVNRQSPVAMEPTLPDGTFTLPLLERRPLELEVLHDTHTTLRQQIGADAEEVELHVYPGAKVDGTVTDHEGRPVDTKVFLTPVRTRGDGFVPIGHDDSTRYAEVTQGRFHVEGVAGGDYVVSAREVPGPDGRPLEFLTQRVRLPPMGRVTLALTERKGSASLRLRVRLNAPEGQPGRLNLALIPGSVSPTATWGELRFLMYRQSLPAARGGPDGTDVYEHIPAGHYTYLMSHEPEPGRREVSSEEVDVAEGESLVRDMVPRWRPVPGSRDEPARR
- a CDS encoding phospholipid scramblase-related protein; translation: MSNKPNLASTDELELDWGGREQRVPAPSGEVASANIALLGEVPSGQPGKGPPGDPRYMSHELSTQLTGMFEAPELRMRQMRELAEILIGWETKNRYEVCDPTGRPAVYVGETGDGWGSALVRNFWPFYKARLECVTLGGTVALAVERPWSFLLARAEVEAWDGRPLATIQQRFTFFGRRFDVLTPGGAVIATVEGPLFRPWTFRILQRGVEVAVVRKRWSGLLQEAFTDADTFTLEFKPDCADARLRQMVLAVALLMDLTYFDNRSRKSSLGAGLDIFDFFK